The segment ACGGATCATTGACCACGAGGAGGGTGCCGAGGGCTTTGGATACGACAGCCTCTTCGTGCCAGAGGACTTTGACAAGACCTTTGCTATGATGAGTCCGCAAGAGAAGAATGCTATCAGCCACCGCACACGAGCCGTGGATCAGCTCCGCACATACCTTACCAGACACAGCCTATGAAAGCCCCTATACACCTCCTCCTCCCGCTCCTTCTATGCACCCTGCCTCTAGCAGCTCAGGAGCAACTGTGGCAGTGGCATCTAGCCGTAGGTGATGTAGAGCTCGTGGCAGATCTGCCTGAGCAAGTACTCTTCACCACAGGGGGCGTCATCGGCACCGTATCTCCAGAGCATCCTGATGAGATCCATCTCTTCGATGGCATGACCCCTATCAGCGACCTTGATGCCGAGATGATCCGCTACTCGCCCAGCCAGCAGGTCACTACCGCCTACTACACATCGGGGCGTATAGACCTCATATACAGCGACCGCATCTACAACCTAGTGGGCATCAGCGATAATAGCATGCTCAACGACAAGACCGCCACACGCATCTTCTATTACAAGGAGTTTGCCTTCATAGCAGGTCACTTCGGGCTCATGCAGATCGACCTCAGCCATCATCAGATCGTAGCCACGGCCTTTCTAGGCAAAGAGGTGCTAGACGCCTTTGCTCTAGACGAAAAGCTCTATGCGCTGACCAACGAAGGGCTACGCTCTAGTACCCTCTCGCAAAACTTGCAAGACCCCGCCTCGTGGAGTCTCGTCGAGGGCTTACCGCAGAGGGGGATCACCGCTATCACCGCCCTACCCGACGGCTCGCTCTGGTACATCGACAACCTTAACAATCTCTATCGCACCACGCTAGCCCAAGCCAATACTACCCCTCAGATGATGGCGCAGAGCGGATGGGCCGAGCGACTCTTCCCGCTAGCTGATGGTGTGGCTGTCGCAGGAGCCGACTCGCTTCTCGTATGGAGAGCTAGTGGCGAGCGCATACGCATTAACTTGCCCGCTCATCTGCACAGCCTATCAGGCGACAGCTCTCCAGACAAGCTCTGGTTCACGGCCGATGGCGCTCTCTACAAAGCTAACCTCGCCTCCGCTAGCAATGGGAGCGTCTCTCTCGAAAAGCTAACCCTCGAAGCCAACGCCCCGAAATCCAACAAGCACTTTTACCTCACACACCAGCACGGCAAGCTCTACTCCGTCAGTGGAGGACGTCGCACCAACGCTTACTGGCAGCCTGGTTACATACAGATCTATACCCCACCCCTCTGGCGCACCTGGGACTATCGCGAGATCCGGCAGCAGACGGGCGACATCCCTGTCTACGACCTCGTCTCCATAGCCGTAGACCCTCGTGACGCAGAGCACTACTTCGTCGGCTCGTGGGGAGATGGTCTCTACGAAATACAAGGCGACCAAGTCATCAATCGATACACTCCAGACAATGCGCCATTCGTCAGAGCTTGGAACGATGATTCACCCACAGCACACAATGTCCGTGTCGGCTCGCTATGCTACGATCATAGAGGCAATCTATGGATGGCACAGGGTCAAGGTTTGATAGCCAACCCCCTCGTAGTGCGCACTCCTGATGGCACGATGAAAGCTATCTCATACCCAGACATAGAGCTGGTTAATGCTTTCGGTCCTATGCTGGCTCTACCCAATGGCGTCAAGTGGTTGCTCATATTCCACCGAAGCGCGGATGGCAATAACGGGGTCTTCATCTTTGATGACAAGGGTACACCACTAGATCAGTCAGACGATGAGTACCGCCTCGTCACTAAGTTTGTCGATCGCACAGGCAAGGAGATCGCTGCCAAGTACTATTACGACCTAGCTCTAGATCCCTCTGGCAGTCTCTGGATAGCTACAGACAAAGGTCCCATCAGTGTTGCTAGTCCCAGCACATTCATCTCGCAGAGTACCCCGCTAGCCTCTAGACCCGTAGGCGGCGAGGAGCCCAACCTCTACTATGTCCTAGACAATATGCCCATCACCGCCATCGCTATCGATGCGCTCGGCAATAAATGGTGCGGCACAGGTTCTGACGGTCTTTACCTCCTTTCGCCAGACGGCACGCAGCTACTAGCTCACTACACCAAGGATAATAGTCCTCTGCTCACCAATGATGTGCTCTCTCTCGCCATTGATCAGAAGCGAGGAGAACTCTACATAGCCAGCTCGGCAGGACTTGTCTCCTTATACATAGGTCAGACGAGCGACTGGTCCGCACAGAGCAAAGAGGTCTACATCTATCCCAACCCGCTACGCCCCGAAGATCCCGACCAAGTCACCCTCTCCAAGCTACCCGCAGGCACTACGGTACGCATCTTAGACGGTGCTGGCAATCTGATCTATCAGGAGGTAGCACTAACAGGACAGCTCACCATCAGCACACGCCTGCCGAGTGGTGAGCGTTACCCCTCAGGCATTTACTACGCATTACTATCAGACAGCGAGGGCAAGCACAGCTACTCCATACCCTTTGCCGTCATATAATACATACGACTTTATGAAGAAACTTCTCTTACCCTTACTCCTATTACTATCCAGCATCATGCTACTAGCACAGAGTGAAAGTACCAGTCGCACAGACGGAGCCATCACGCCCGAGCTCCTGCAGAAACTCCAGCAAGCTACTCCAAAAGCACCTGCAGAGCGAGCCCTCTATAACAGCATCGCCCAAAACGGCATGGTACTCGCCAATGCCGAGCTTATGACACCGCCCGATGATCACTTCACCTACCGAGTACCCACGAAGGGGATCACCGATCAGAAGAAGTCTGGTCGCTGCTGGCTCTTTACCGGCTTCAATGTGCTACGTGCTCAGTTTATCAAGGACAACAACCTCGGAGAGTTTTACTTCTCCCACTGCTACTCCTTCTTTTGGGATCAGCTAGAGAAGGCTAACCTCTTCCTCGAGGGGATCCTCGAGACCCGTACGCTCCCCATTACTGACCGCAAGGTGGAGTGGCTCTTTCAGCACCCGATCAATGACGGCGGACAGTTCACCGGCATCTCGGACAACCTCCTCAAGTATGGTGTCGTGCCCAGTGACGTGATGCCCGAGACCTACAGTAGCAACAATACCGCACGCCTCTCCTCACTCATTGCTAAGCTCCTCCGTCAGGGCGGCATGGAGCTACGTAGCAAAGCGGAGCAAGGTGCCACACTAGCAGAGCTTCGCAAGAATAAGGAGACTACACTACAAGCTATTTACCGTCTCCTCTGCCTCAACCTTGGCACACCGCCCACCACCTTTGAGTACACTCTCAGAGATGCCGACGGCAAGGTTCTCTCGACCAGGGAATACACCCCGCTGAGCTTCTATCAAGAGCATGTCGGGGTCAACCTCAAGGATGACTACGTGATGATCATGAACGACCCCTCGCAGCCCTACTACGAGACCTACGCCATCGAGTATGACCGCCACGCCTGGGACGGCAAGGACTGGACCTACCTCAACCTCCCCATGGAAGAGATCAAAGAGATGGCGATCGCCTCACTCAAGGATGGCAACATGATGTACTACTCTTGTGACGTAGGCAAGGAGCTCAATAAAGAGTCTGGCTTACTCACCCTCGGCTACGACGACTACGAGGCGATCACGGGCGTCCCGATGACTATGACAAAGGGCGAGCGCATCGCATCTTTTGACAGTGGCTCCACACACGCTATGACACTCGTAGCAGTGGACCTAGACAAGTCAGGCAAGCCTACCAAGTGGATGGTCGAGAACAGCTGGGGAGCTACTGCAGGACATCAGGGGTATCTGATCATGACGGACGAATGGTTTGACGCATACACCTTCCGCCTTGTAGTCCATAAGAAGTATCTCACGCCACGTGCCAAGGCACTCCAGGGCAAGACGCCCAAGCTACTCCCCCCATGGAGTCCTATGTTTCGTGCCGAAGAGTAGTCGAGTAGTCGCACAGTGACCATCATCTCCTAAGGTCATCAGATAGCATAACTATCGCATTGGTCGCTATCTAAGCCAAATTGTACAGAGTACCTAGAGCAAGCCCAATCGCTTCGATGAGGCGGTTGGGCTTGCCACTTTATCTCATACCGATAGACAA is part of the Porphyromonas asaccharolytica DSM 20707 genome and harbors:
- a CDS encoding aminopeptidase C; translation: MKKLLLPLLLLLSSIMLLAQSESTSRTDGAITPELLQKLQQATPKAPAERALYNSIAQNGMVLANAELMTPPDDHFTYRVPTKGITDQKKSGRCWLFTGFNVLRAQFIKDNNLGEFYFSHCYSFFWDQLEKANLFLEGILETRTLPITDRKVEWLFQHPINDGGQFTGISDNLLKYGVVPSDVMPETYSSNNTARLSSLIAKLLRQGGMELRSKAEQGATLAELRKNKETTLQAIYRLLCLNLGTPPTTFEYTLRDADGKVLSTREYTPLSFYQEHVGVNLKDDYVMIMNDPSQPYYETYAIEYDRHAWDGKDWTYLNLPMEEIKEMAIASLKDGNMMYYSCDVGKELNKESGLLTLGYDDYEAITGVPMTMTKGERIASFDSGSTHAMTLVAVDLDKSGKPTKWMVENSWGATAGHQGYLIMTDEWFDAYTFRLVVHKKYLTPRAKALQGKTPKLLPPWSPMFRAEE